The Methylobacterium durans nucleotide sequence GCCAGGACTGACCTGGGACGGTCCGGCCCCACGAGGAGACGGGAGCGACGAAACGTTCAACCCGATACACAATCTCCGCCGGCATAGTCCAAGTCAAAAGAAGAGCGTAACATCCGCGTCGGGACGAGGCATTCGTGCCGAAGTTCAAGCTCGACAAGGATGGAGACGCGATATGGCGAGGCTATTCGAGGAGCGGGAACGGGCTGCGGAGTTGATCTTTGCTCGCGATGAGGAGGCCCGCTTCGTCGCGCGCTGCCGTCGGATGCGCGGGCTCGCCTGGTACGCCGCCAACAAGCTCGGCGTCGACGCGCGCGCGGCCGAGGCCTACGCGGCCGAGCTGGTCGCGTCCCTCGTCCAGGGCGTCCGGGACGAGGATCTGCTGGAGCGGATCCAGGCTGATCTCGCGGCCAACGGCGTGATCGAGACCCTTGGCGATCTGCGGGCGGAACTCGTCCGCCTCGGCGCACAGGCGAGCGTCGATCAGGCGATGCCGCCGGTCGGGGAGGGGCGTGCGGCGCTGCCGGAATCCGCCCCGCGCCCGACCCCGATGGCGTCCTAGGTGTTTGGTCCCGGGATTTGGTGGTGCGGGTTCTGGGTGAACCTAGAGGGCTCCTCCGTCCAAGCTTTGCAGATAGCTTCGTAGGGCGTGAGGCCGCGTAGCGTCTTGAGGCGGCGGGCGAAGTTATAGGCGGCCACGAAGTCGGCGAGGTGCTGCCGAAGCTGACTGTGGCTGTCGTAGTAGAAGCGCTTGACGGTGGCGTCCTTGATCGTGCGGTTCATCCGCTCAACTTGACCATTCGTCCAGGGATGGCGCGGCTTCGTGAGACGGTGCTCGATGTTGAGGTCGGCGCAGGCGCCCTCAAAGGAGTGGCAGCGGAACAGCACCTTCTCGGCGCGCATCGCTCTGATCTCTTCCGGCGTCCAAGTGTTCCCGGACGGCTCGGTGAAATGCGTGCCGTTGTCGGTGAGCACCGTGTGGATCTTGTAGGGAACGGCGGCAGCAAGGGCCCGCAGGAAGTTGCCGGCGACCCGGCGCGTGGCCTTCTCGTGCAACTCGGCGAAGGCGAACTTGGAGGTCCGGTCGATCGCCACAAGCAGGTAGAGTCGGCCTTCTTTGGTGTGCACCTCGGCGATATCGATGTGGAAGTAGCCGAGCGGGTAGCGCTTGAATTTTGCACGTAGCGGCTTGTCGCCATCCACTTCGGGGAGCCGCGAGATGCCATGGCGCTGCAGGCACCGGTGCAGGCTTGAGCGTGTAAGGTGCGGGATCGTCGGCTGCAGGGCGTAGAGGCAGTCGTCGAGTGGCAGCAGGGTGTGCCGGCGAAAGGCGACGATCACCGCCTCGTTCTCGGCCGTCAGCACCGTAGACCGGTGTTCCGTTGGCCCCGTCTTCCGGTCAGCCACCGAGGACCGCTTCTTCCACTTCGCGACGGTCTTCGGGTTGACGCCGTAACGGGCCGCCAACGCCCTCAGGCTCGCTTGACTATGCTGTATCGCTCGACGGACTGCCGCTGTCGTCGTGGCGCTCCCGTGCTGAACCTGGCCCATAGCGCGTCCTTCCACTCTCGTGAGAAAACTGCACCATCAAACCCTGGGATCAAACACCTAGGAAAGGCTGTTGCGGCGCGGGCAGGAGCGCGCATGATGGGCCGATGAGTGCCGAGACGCACGCGGTCTTCAACCAGTCCCCGCCCTTCGCCGACGTGAACCTCGTCGCCGCGGACACGCCGCTCCTCGGCGCTCTCGCCGGCCAGAGTGCCGAGGCGGACCTGCCCGCGCTCCTCGCTTTCGGCGACGCCTGGGGCGCGTCCGACCGGTTGGAACTCGGCCGTCTCGCCAACGAGAACCCGCCGTCCCTGCGCACGCACGATGCGCAGGGACGGCGCCTCGACGCGGTCGCGTTCCATCCGGCTTACCACGCCCTGATGGAGGCGAGCGTCGGCGACGGGCTCCATTCCGCCCGCGCGGCCGGGGGCCATCTCGCGCGGGGCGCGCGCTTCTACGTGGCGGCGGGCGTCGAGTGCGGGCATCTCTGCCCCCTGACGATGACGAACGCCGCCGCCGCCGCGCTCGCCGCCGCGCCGGGTCACCTCGCCGCTTGGGAGGGCCGTCTGACCGCGCGGACCTACGATCCGCGCTTCCGGCCTTGGTTCGAGAAAGCCGGTGTCACCCTCGGCATGGGGATGACGGAGAAGCAGGGCGGCACCGATGTTCGTGCCAACACGACCCGGGCCGAGCCCGAAGGCGAGGGCTACGGGCTGACGGGGCACAAGTGGTTTCTCTCGGCGCCGATGAGCGACGGCTTCCTCGTCCTCGCGCAGGCCCCTGGCGGCCTCACCTGTTTCCTCGTGCCCCGCCACCGGCCGGACGGGTCCATCAACGCGTTGCGCCTGCAGCGGCTCAAGGACAAGCTGGGCAACCGCTCGAACGCCTCCTCGGAGGTCGAGTTCGCGGGCGCCTTCGGCTGGCGGGTCGGCGAGGAGGGGCGCGGCGTGCCGACCATCATCGGGATGGTGCAGCTCACCCGCCTCGATTGCGCGCTGGCCTCCGCCGGCCTGTCCCGGATGGCGCTGGCCCTCGCACTGCACCACGCCCGCCACCGCCACGCCTTCGGGCGCCCGCTCGTCGGGCAGCCCGCGATGCGCACCGTGCTCGCCGACCTCGCCCTCGAGGTCGAGGCGCAGACCGCGCTCGCGATGCGGCTCGCGGCGAGCTTCGACCGCGGCGAGGCGGACCGCACACGCCTCCTCACGCCGGCGGTGAAATACGCGGTCTGCAAAGGAGCGCCGGCCCTGATCGCGGAGGCGATGGAATGCCTCGGCGGCAACGGCTACGTCGAGGAGAGCCCGATGCCGCGGCTCTACCGGGAGGCCCCCGTCAACGCGATCTGGGAGGGGTCCGGCAACGTCATGGCGCTGGACGTGCTGCGCGCCGCGCACCGCGCACCGGAGACGGCGGACGCGGTCGTCGCCGGCCTCGTGGCCGAGACGGCGGGGCTGCCGGGCACCCGGGAGGCGGCCTCGGAGATCGGCGCCGCGCTGCAGGCGCCGGACGCGGAGGCGCGCGCCCGACTCGCCACCGGCCGCCTCGCGACGCTCGCCGCCGCGGCCGCGCTCGCGGCCTGCGCGCCGCCCGCGGTGGCGCAGGCCTACGCCGCCACGCGGCTCGCCCGCGAGCGCGGGCCGTTCGGCGCGAACGCGATCGATGCGGCGGCGGACCTGCTCCTGGAGCGGGCCCTGCCGGGATCCTGAGGCGCGCCGCGCCTCCTCACCCCGCCCGCCGGGAGAGCCCGTTCGCCAGGACGAGATCGGCGGGGCGGCCGGTGAGCTCGGCCCGGTGGTCGAAGCGGGCGGTGAAGCTGCCGACACCCGCCGTGACCGAGCGCAGCTCGACGATCAGATCCCAGATCTCGGCTTCCGGGATCTGCGCCTGGAGCAGATCCCAGCCCACCCAGCCGGGCCGCGCGTCGAAGCCGAGGATCTGGCCGCGCCGGCTCGTCACGGCCCCCGTCGCCTTGGCCGTGTAGGCGGAGGGCGTCGCGATCTCGACGGCGAGGATCGGCTCCAGGAGAACAGGATCGGCCTTCGGCAGCGCGTCGTCGAGGGCGAGGCGGGCAGCCGCCTGGAAGGCCGCGTCCGAGGAATCGACCGCGTGGGCAGCGCCATCGGTGAGCGTCACGCAGAGATCGACCACGGGAAAGCCCAAGGGTCCGCGGCGCAGATAGGCCCGCGCCCCCGCCTCGACGGAGGGAATGTAGGCCCGGGGCACCGCGCCGCCGACCACCTCGTCCTCGAACAGGAACCCTTCGCCGCGGGGGAGCGGCCGCACCGCGATCTGCACGTCGGCGAACTGGCCGTGGCCACCGGTCTGCTTCTTGTGCCGGCCGCGGCCGGTGGCGGCCGATCGGATCGTCTCCCGGTAGCCGACCTTCGGCCGGTCCTTGTCGACCGCGACGCCGAACCGCGACGACAGGCGTTCGACCGCGACGCGCAGGTGCATCTCGCCCTGGCCGAGGAGGCGGATCTCCTCCAGATCCGCGTCCTGCTCGACGCTGAGGCCCGGATCCTCCTCGGTGATCTTGGCGAGCGCGCTCGTGAGGCGCACGTCGTCCTTCCGGTCGCGCACCTTCAGGGCCGCGGCGTAGACGGGGGAGGGCGGCGGCGGCGCGGCGACCTCCGGGGGTGCCGCGCTCCCGGCCGCGAAGCAGGCGCGGGTGCCGATGCCGTCGAGCCGGCCGAATCCCACGGTCTCGCCCTCCGCGGCGGCGGCAATCCGGCCGTTCTGGCCGCTGCTCAGGGCGACGAGGCCCGCGATACGGGAGGTCGTGCCGTCCGAGGCGGTCACGCTCTCGCCTTCTTGGAAGGCCCCCCTCAGGACGCGCCCGATCGAGAGCTTGCCGCCGAAGCCGGTGTGGCGGGTCTGGATCACCTGGGCGAGCGCCGGCCCGTCATCCGGGATGCCGAGGCGGGCGCGGGTCTCGGCGAGGGAGGGCGCCTCGTGGCGCAGGGCCTTCAGGAGACGCCCGACGCCGTTGCACCGCGCCGCGGAGCCGATCAGGACCGAGACCGCGAGCCCCTCGCGAAGCTCCCGGGAGAGATCCCCGAAGATGCGCTCGCGGTCCGGCTCGATCTCGGAGATGAGCTGCTCCATCAGCACGTCGTCGTGGTCGGCGAGGCGTTCGAGCAGCGTGAAGCGGTCCTCCTTCTCCTGGGGCAACTCGCCCTCGGGCAGGGCGACCACCGCGCTCGGCGCGTGGTTGCGGTAGACGAAGGCCCGCTCCAGGGCGAGGTCGATGAAGCCCGTCGCCGCCCCGTCCTGCCAGATCGGGATCTGGCGCAGGAGCAGGGGCGTGACGGAGGCCGCCTGCAGGAGGCCGAGGGTCTCCCGGGGGCTCTGGGTCGCCGCGTCGATCTTGTTGACGAAGAGGAGCCGCGGCACGCCCTGCGCCTCAAGGATGCGCAGCACGTATTCGAGCGCCGGGAGCTTGCGCTCGTCCGCCTCGCAGACCACCACGGCCGCGTCGCAGACCGGCAGCACCGCCTGCATCCCGTGCATGAATTCGATCGAGCCGGGACAATCGACGAAGGTGAAGGTGTCGCCGAGATAGCTCAGCGTGACGACGCCCGGCTCGACGCTCATGCCGTGGGAGCGGGATTCCGAGCTGCCCTCGCCGGCCTTCGCCGGGCGCTCGCCCGAGCCGGCCCGCTCCATCAGCGCTTCGAGCAGCGCCGTCTTTCCGCTCTGCGCCGGTCCGACGAGAGCGATGCACCGAGGTTGGGCTGCCATGCGACGCCTCCCCTGTTCAGGAAGGCATCATAGCGCCGAACGAGCCTGCGGAAAGGCTCGGATCAAGCAGAAAAATGCAAGTCCGGCGCGCTGGCGCGAATCCTCCCGCGTCAAGCCGCCGAGGCGATCTCGCCCGTGCCCGAGCCGATCCCCTCCGCCTTGAGGAAGGCGTGGGCGTCCTCCTTGCGCTCGAAGATGTGCGGCGCGAGCCCGCGCTTGCTCAGGGCCTCCTGCATCTTGAGGCGCAGGAAGGCGCTCGTCGCGTAGCGGGTCGAGGTGAGGTAATGATACTTCTCCATGTAATCGATCATCTCGGCGTAATCGTCGTACAGGTTCTCGCTGATGCGGAACCCGTCGTGGTTGATCACCGAGTTGACCCGCTGGCCGGCCTTCAGGCAGGCGGTCTCGAGGACCTGGCGCAGGGCGTCGATGTCGCCCTTCGAGCGCACCTGCCAGCCCTCCAGATTGACGAAGAGCAGGTTGCGGGAGGCGTCGTAGCTGACGCGCTCGCTGAGGTTCAGGTTGAGAAGGTCGGCGAGAAGCTCC carries:
- a CDS encoding ATPase inhibitor subunit zeta; amino-acid sequence: MARLFEERERAAELIFARDEEARFVARCRRMRGLAWYAANKLGVDARAAEAYAAELVASLVQGVRDEDLLERIQADLAANGVIETLGDLRAELVRLGAQASVDQAMPPVGEGRAALPESAPRPTPMAS
- a CDS encoding IS481 family transposase, encoding MGQVQHGSATTTAAVRRAIQHSQASLRALAARYGVNPKTVAKWKKRSSVADRKTGPTEHRSTVLTAENEAVIVAFRRHTLLPLDDCLYALQPTIPHLTRSSLHRCLQRHGISRLPEVDGDKPLRAKFKRYPLGYFHIDIAEVHTKEGRLYLLVAIDRTSKFAFAELHEKATRRVAGNFLRALAAAVPYKIHTVLTDNGTHFTEPSGNTWTPEEIRAMRAEKVLFRCHSFEGACADLNIEHRLTKPRHPWTNGQVERMNRTIKDATVKRFYYDSHSQLRQHLADFVAAYNFARRLKTLRGLTPYEAICKAWTEEPSRFTQNPHHQIPGPNT
- a CDS encoding acyl-CoA dehydrogenase family protein, with the protein product MSAETHAVFNQSPPFADVNLVAADTPLLGALAGQSAEADLPALLAFGDAWGASDRLELGRLANENPPSLRTHDAQGRRLDAVAFHPAYHALMEASVGDGLHSARAAGGHLARGARFYVAAGVECGHLCPLTMTNAAAAALAAAPGHLAAWEGRLTARTYDPRFRPWFEKAGVTLGMGMTEKQGGTDVRANTTRAEPEGEGYGLTGHKWFLSAPMSDGFLVLAQAPGGLTCFLVPRHRPDGSINALRLQRLKDKLGNRSNASSEVEFAGAFGWRVGEEGRGVPTIIGMVQLTRLDCALASAGLSRMALALALHHARHRHAFGRPLVGQPAMRTVLADLALEVEAQTALAMRLAASFDRGEADRTRLLTPAVKYAVCKGAPALIAEAMECLGGNGYVEESPMPRLYREAPVNAIWEGSGNVMALDVLRAAHRAPETADAVVAGLVAETAGLPGTREAASEIGAALQAPDAEARARLATGRLATLAAAAALAACAPPAVAQAYAATRLARERGPFGANAIDAAADLLLERALPGS
- a CDS encoding elongation factor G produces the protein MAAQPRCIALVGPAQSGKTALLEALMERAGSGERPAKAGEGSSESRSHGMSVEPGVVTLSYLGDTFTFVDCPGSIEFMHGMQAVLPVCDAAVVVCEADERKLPALEYVLRILEAQGVPRLLFVNKIDAATQSPRETLGLLQAASVTPLLLRQIPIWQDGAATGFIDLALERAFVYRNHAPSAVVALPEGELPQEKEDRFTLLERLADHDDVLMEQLISEIEPDRERIFGDLSRELREGLAVSVLIGSAARCNGVGRLLKALRHEAPSLAETRARLGIPDDGPALAQVIQTRHTGFGGKLSIGRVLRGAFQEGESVTASDGTTSRIAGLVALSSGQNGRIAAAAEGETVGFGRLDGIGTRACFAAGSAAPPEVAAPPPPSPVYAAALKVRDRKDDVRLTSALAKITEEDPGLSVEQDADLEEIRLLGQGEMHLRVAVERLSSRFGVAVDKDRPKVGYRETIRSAATGRGRHKKQTGGHGQFADVQIAVRPLPRGEGFLFEDEVVGGAVPRAYIPSVEAGARAYLRRGPLGFPVVDLCVTLTDGAAHAVDSSDAAFQAAARLALDDALPKADPVLLEPILAVEIATPSAYTAKATGAVTSRRGQILGFDARPGWVGWDLLQAQIPEAEIWDLIVELRSVTAGVGSFTARFDHRAELTGRPADLVLANGLSRRAG